A segment of the Agromyces sp. H17E-10 genome:
AGGAGATCGTGCAGGACACGTTCATCACGCTCTGGCGCAAGTCGGCCGAGATCGTGCTGTACGAGGCATCCCTGCTGCCATGGCTGCTCACCACGTGCCGCTACCTCGCCGCGAACGCCGGCCGCCGGCACCTCCGCAACCTGGCGGAGGAACTGCCCGACGAGTTCCGGCTCGAGCGTTCCACGCATGCGCAACGCGACGCGGAGGCGGCGCGCGAGCAGCTTCGCTGGGTGCTCGAAGAGATCGGCCGGCTCGAGCCGATCGACCGGCGAGTGTGCGAACTGTGCCTCGTCGACGGCGTGCCCTACGGAGAAGCGGCCGAGTCCCTCGGTCTCTCCGTCGGCGCGGTGAAGCAACGCGTCCTGCGCAGCCGCGCACGACTCAGGAAGGCGGTGACCGCCGATGAGAACTGAACCCCCGCACGGCGATGAACTCGCCCGCCTGCTCGCCTCGATGCGCGAACAGGTGCTGGAGCAGACCGAGGACGAACCCGCCCCCCGCGTTCGCGAATCGCGCCTCCGCAACGGCGTGCTCGGCGCACTCGCCGCAATCGCCCTGCTGCTCGGTGTCGGGGCCGGGGCCGCGTTCGCGTTCGGGCTCTGGCCCGACGGCCCCGAACCCGAGCCGGCGGCGATCTCGACGCCGACCGCCGCTCCGTCCGCGGCGCCATCGCCGACCACGACGATCGAGCAGGAGGAGTACACGGCCGTTCCGGCGCCCGACCCCGTGCCCGCGGTGATCGAGATCTCCTCGGAGCGCGTGGCCGTGATCGCCGACGACGGATCGGAGTTCGCCGCGTACAGCTACTTCGAGGAGCCCGCCCCGCTGATCGCACTGCTCACGGAGCAGCTCGGCGAACCGGTCGTCACCGAGGTCCGCCCGCAATGGGAGGGGTACAGCTCAACCCGGTACGAATGGAACGGGTTCGTGCTCTCGGACGGCATCTATCCGCCGGATCCACCGCACGGCCCCGGCTTCTACGTCCACGCAACTGCGGCGGCGGTCGGCGACCTCGTCGTACGCACGCCCCCGGGCGTCGGTACCGCAGCAGGGGTGTCGGTCGGGGATTCGACGGCGGACATCGTCGCGGAAGAATCCTGGTCGGAGAATCCCAATCCCGAGACCGGCCAGGCTTGGCGATCGACACGGATCGGTATCGGAGAGCCCCTTCCACCGCTCAGTCCGGCAACGAGCGAGTTCGAAGCCAACTTCGGTGTTTGGGTGACGGCTGACGCCGAAAGCGGTCTCGTGGTCGAACTCATTGCACCGTCGGCGAACTACGGGGTGTGAACGTCGTGCGGTTACGGTTGACCGGTCTCGACGACGCGCGGGCATGCGAGCCGCCGCACACCTCGATGCCCGAGCAAGCGATCGATCAGACCACCGACGACCCCGTACCGCGCAGGCACGAGAGGCGCGTGCGCAACGAGGTGCTCGGCGCGGTCGCAGCGATCGCACTCCTGCTCGGTGCCGGCACCGGTGCCGCGATCGGTCTCTGGCCGAGGACCGTCCCGACGCCTGCGGCGAGCTCGACGCCGACTGCACCATCGACGGCAGCGTCGAGCCCGCAGGCAACGGCCGGGCAGGACGATGAAGCGACCGCGCCAGCGCCCGACCCCGCGCCCCCACCTGACCCCGCGCCCGTGCCCGTGCCCGTGGTCATCGAGATCTCCTCGGAGCGCGTGGCCGTGATCGCCGACGACGAATCCGAGTTCGCCGCGTTCAGTTACTTCGACGACGTCGGTACGGCGGTCGCTACGTTCACGGAACTGCTCGGTGAACCGGTGGTCAGCGAACTGCAGTCGCGCGGCGATGGATTCACCGGGACCGTATACGAGTGGGAGGGGTTCGCGCTCTACGACAAGGTCTCTTCCCCCGAATATCCGTACTGGGAGAACTTCAGCGTGACCGCCTGGGCACCGACCGTCGACGGACTTGCACTGCGCGCCGCACCGGGCGTCGGCTCGAGCGTGGGCGTCGTCGTCGGCGATCGCGGCAACGAGATCCAGACCGAGGAGGGATGGTCGAGCGCCGATTCGACGGCGTACACGCGAATCGGCATCGGCGAGGATCTTCCGCCGACCGATCAGATACCTGGTGCGGATGGACTCAATTTCGGCGTCTTCGTCTACGTGGATTCCGCAACAGGAGTCATCGCGAGCTTCGGCGCTCCAGCGGCGAACTTCGGGGCGTGAGGGTCCGGAATCGCCCCTTGACCCGTCGCAGCCCGCCACCATACCGTTTGCCACATGCTCGAACTCGACCCCGCGTCATCCCTGCCGCCCTACGAGCAGCTGCACGCGGCCGTCGTCGATGCGGTGCGCTCGGGTCGCGCGGCCCCGGGCACGAAACTGCCGACCGTGCGGGCCCTCGCGGAGGAACTCGGGCTCGCGGTGAACACCGTCGCGAAGGCGTACAAGGCGCTCGAGGCCGACGGGGTCATCGAGGGGCGCGGGCGCAACGGCACGTTCGTCGCCGAGCACGGCGACCCCGCCGAGCGGGCGCTGCAGGCCGCCGCCGCGGACTACGCGGCGCTCGCGAAGCGGCTCGGCGTGGAGGCATCCGCCGCCCGTGCCATCGTCGGCACCGCACTCGACGCCGGCTGAGCGCCGGCCACGAGCCGGCCGAGCGCCTACTCCTGCGGCGGCAGCGGCTGCTTCGGCAGCTTGCGCACCTTCGCGCGCCGACGCCGGCGCTCGGGGATCATCGAGCGCATCTCCTCGAGCTTGCCGAAGCAGAGCAGCCGGTCGTCGGCCTCGAGCACGACGCCCTTGCGCGGGTTCGGAATGACGGTCGTGCCGCGGTGCAGGGTGAGCACCGTGATGTCGCGCTCCCAGAGACCGGACTCGCCGAGCGTCTTGCCGACGAGGTCGGCGTTGCCGTGCACGAGCAGCTCGGCGACGCCGTAACCGGTCGAGACGGTCAGCCGCTGGCGCACGTCGATCTCGGGGAACGCGACCTGGTTCGCGATGTAGTCGATGATCGCGCCGGCCACGTCGAGGTTGGTCGCCGTCTCGATGCCCTGCAGGCCCGGCGACGAGTTGACCTCCATGACGAGCGGCCCCTCGTCGCCCTCGAGCATGTCGACGCCCGCGACCTTGAGGCCCATGATCTGCGCCGAGCGCACGGCCGCCAGCTCGTACTCGGGCGAGAGCTCGACCGGTTCGACGGTGCCGCCGCGGTGCACGTTCGAGCGGAACTCGTCGCCGCTCGCGACCCGGCGCATCGCCGCGACCACGCGGTCGCCGACGACGAGCGCCCGGATGTCGCGGCCACGGCTCTCGGCGATGAACTTCTGGATGAGCACGTTCTGCTTCGTCGAGTGCAGCGTCTCGATGATCGCCTCGGCCACCTTCACCTGCGGCGCGAGGATGACGCCGATGCCCTGCGTGCCCTCGAGCAGCTTGATGACGACCGGCGCCCCGCCGACCCGCTCGATCGCGGGCCGCACGTCGGCCCGGTTGCGCACGAACGCCGTCGGCGGCAGCGCGATGTTGTGGCGCGAGAGGATCTGGTTCGCCCGCAGCTTGTCGCGCGCGTTCGAGATGCCGTTCGCGGTGTTCGGCGTGTAGACGTCCATCTGCTCGAACTGGCGCACCACGGCCGTGCCGAAGTACGTGATGGAGTTGCCGATGCGCGGCAGGATCGCGTCGTAGTCGCTCAGCTGCCGGCCGCGGAACTGCAGGTCGGGCTCGGGCCCCGCGAGATCGATCGCGAATCGCAGGGTGTTGAGCACCTTCACCTGGTGCCCGCGCGACTGCGCGGCGGCGCGCAGTCGCTGGGTCGAGTACGCCTGCGGCGCGCGCGAGAGGATCGCGAGTTTCATGCGTGGTGCCCTGCCAAGATGGACGATGTGACTGAGATCTCCCATTCAAGCACCATCGCGGGATGGCGCGAATGGGTTTCGTTGCCGGCGCTGGGCGTGCCGTGGATCAAGGCGAAACTCGACACCGGCGCGCGGTCGTCGTCGCTGCACGCGTTCGACGTCGAGGAGCTTCCGGCCGGCCAGGCGGCCGGGTCGTCAGGCGGCGCGGATGCCGCTGCAGAGGCGCCCCTCGGCCGTGTCCGCTTCGGCGTGCGCCCGTGGCAGGAGAGCGACGACGACGCCGTCGTCGTCGAGCTGCCGGTGCACGACCGACGTCAGGTGCGCAGCTCGTCGGGTCACACCGAGGAGCGAATCGTCGTGCTCATGGACGTCGTGCTGCAGGGTCGCACCGTGACCGCCGAGGTGACGCTCACGAACCGCGACGAGATGGGGTTCCGCATGCTCATCGGCCGCGAGGCGCTGCGCCAGGGCTTCGTCGTCGACTCGGCCCAGTCGTTCATCGGCGGACGCGCACCCCGGGGCATCCGTCGCCGCAATCGCGGGCGCTGACACGACGTGAACGAGGGCGCCCGCACCGCATTGCTTCGAGGCGAGATGCTGGCGCGGATGAACCAGGGCTGGGACGTCGTCGAACAGTCGGCGTTCGAGATGACGATGACCCACTCCGCGACACCGCCGGCTTGGCGCATGCTCGTCGAGCTGGTCAACCCGATCTACTGGCTCTCCGGGGCGCCGACGTATCCGATCCTCACGCGGACGCTGCGCATCAGCGTCGATGAACACGGCGCTGTTCACCGACGGACCGCGGGCGAACTCCCCTCCCACTGGCCGCGGGCGGACTGGGAGGTCGACGACGACCCCGCGCGGCCGGAGTAGCGACAGAACGGTCTCGACCCCGCACTTACAGGACGAGGCGGCAAGCACCCCCGCATACAGGGGTGCCGACCGCGTCATCCTGTAACCGAAGCCGACATCCGCTACCGCAATTCGCGATCGGCGAGGGCTACCAGCCGGTTGCGATGAGCTTGGCGGCCTTGAACCCTCCGTCGCCCCGACCGGAGAAGAGGAACAGTTCGCCGGTCGCGTCCTTGCGACCGACGATGTCGGCGGCGCCGTTCACGTCGCCGTAGCCTTCCTTGTAGTAGCCGTCGATGTCGGCGCCGGCGCCAACGGTGAAGGCTCCCCAGCCCGAGCCCACCTGCTTGCGCATGGCGAACGTGCCGTTGCCTCGACTGCCGACCCCGTTGCCGGCGTACATCCACAGGCGGCCGCTCGAGTCCACCGACAGGATGTCGTTCCGTCCGTCGCGGTTGAGATCACCGGCGGAGTAGAGGTCGAAGCCCTTCCAGCCGTTGCCGATCCTCGGGTAGGGGTAGAGGAAGCCGCCCTTGCCGTCGCCCCGGTACAACTTGAGGTACCCGTCGCGATCGATGGCGAGCAAGTCGGGGATGTAGTCACCGCTGACGTCGCCGACAGGGATCACACGATAGCCCGACCAACCCCACCCGATGCGCTTCGGCTTGCGCAGGGTCGCATGGCCATCACCTTCGTAGAGCCACATGTCGCCGCGCGTGTCGACCGAGACGAGGTCGTCGTAGTACTCGAAGTGGGAATACGCGGGATTCTCGTTCTCGAGCCAGTCGCGTGCGACGCCGCCCCAGTCGCCCGGCGCGTAGACCTGTTCGTCGCCGAAGCCGGTGCGCAGGGCATACGACGTGCCGACCTTGCCCGTCGACCTGCTGAGGGAGAAGACCGAGAGCGTTCCCGAGCCGACTGCGATGATCTCCCCGTATCGGTCCCCCGTTGCCGTGAGCGGACGCCCCAGCACGATCTGTTCGACGGGCCGCTTCACGTTCGGAACCATGACCTTGACGCCCGAGGTGCCGGTCGACGACTTCGCGAAGATCCGCGCCTGATCGACGGGGACCAGACCCGAGGTATCCGATCCGACGAACGCTTGATGTCCGTTCGGCGTGGTGACGCGCACGAAATGGCCGAGCAACTCCGAGCCCAGGTACTCCAACCCCGTCGCCCGGAACGTCCCGTCGGCCTTGCTGACGGCCTGCGACGCGAAGACGTGCGAACCGTATCGGTAGATATCCCGCTGCGTCGTGTGCGCGAGGATATCGAGTTCGACACCCGCGAGCGGCGTGCCGTCCTGCCTGACGACACGGCCGGTCATGACCGTCGACGGTTCGAGCCGAAACGTGACGCCGGTCAGGCCCGAGGTGCCCGGGGTGAACAGCCCGGCGAGCGCCGGTTCCCTGGTCATCGAGTTGACGGGGTCCTTGGTGGCGAAGCCCGAGAACGAGGGCTTGAGGTTCTCCTGCGCACAGCAGTCGGACCACTCGGTTCTCAGACGATACTTCCGCCCGGCCTCGAGGCCGGTGAGGCGGAACGTACCGTCGGCAGCCGCGTTCGTCGCGCTCACACGCTTACCCCAGCCGGCGCCTCCGTCGGGAAGGTACGCCGCGACGTTCTGACCTGCAGCCCGCACTCCTGCCGAGTCGACGATCACTCCGGAGATGGAGACGGTGCCGGCGGCGGCCGCGGGAACGAGCGGAGCGGTCAGGGTGAGGGCCAGCACGAGCACGCCGAGCGAGGCGAGCAGGCCGCGCCTCTTCGCAGAACCCATCGCGGGTAGGGACACGGGCAACTCCATCGTCGGGTCGGTGGTGATCCGAACATAGTCGACCGAGCCCGTTCGAACGACCACGGATCTCGACGATGACGACGATCCGGCCCGGCACCGTGCTCGCATCACACGGAGCCGGGCCCGCGCAGGCTAGATGACCCCGTCCGAGAGCGTCGTCGGGTTGCCGAAGCGGTGGTTCGTGATCGAGATCGCCTGCTCGTGCAGGAACGGCAGCAGCTCGACGCGACCCGACGGGGTCACGGGGTGCGACCACACGGCCACGTCGGGCGTGCCGCCGAGGGCCGACGCGAGCGCCGAGGCATCCCCGCCGACGAGCCGCACGCGGCTCGCACCGCCGAGCGCGGTCGCTCGGTTCGAGCGCACCCGCTCGAGCCAGTCGCGGTCGTTCTCGCGCACGACGCGCACGTCGCGCGCCGAGAGCACCGTGCGCACGTTCTTCGGCAGCTCGACGCCGCTCGACACCGTGAACGGCGCCTTCGCGAGGAGGCCGGCCGCGATGACGCGGAGACCCTCCGCGAGCGAGGCCTGCTCGCCGATGCGCACCGCGACGGGCAGCGTGCGGTAGCGGAACACGTTGCGCTCGACGCCGAGGCCCGACACGTCGCGGGTGGTGCCGTACTCCTCCGCCCAGGCGACCTCGTCGGAGAGGGCCGACCGGCGCAGCACCTCGAACGAGTCGTAGTCGAGCGCCGACTGGGCGGCCTCGATGAGCTCGGTCACGCGACGCTCGAGCCCGCGCAGGTGCAGCGACTTCGAGGCGCTGCCGTGCTCGGGCACCCAGTCGCCGAGTCCGAACAGGTAGTTGGGGCCGCCCGCCTTGGCGCCGGCGCCGACGGCCGACTTCTTCCAGCCGCCGAAGGGCTGGCGCTGCACGATCGCGCCGGTGATGCCGCGGTTGACGTAGAGGTTGCCGGCCTCGACGCGGTCGAGCCACGTCGCGAGCTCCTCCGAGTCGAGCGAGTGCAGGCCCGCGGTGAGGCCGTAGTCGACCGCGTTCTGGAAGCGGATCGCCTCGTCGAGGTCGCGAGCGTGCATGATGCCGAGCACCGGCCCGAAGAACTCGGTGAGGTGGAAGTACGAGCCGGGCGCGACGCCGGTCTTCACACCGGGCGACCACAGCTTGCCGGTGTCGTCGAGCTGCTTCGGCTCGACGAGCCACTCCTCGCCGATGCCGAGCTCGGTGAGGGCGTTGAGCAGCTTGCCGTTCGCGGGCTCGATGATCGGGCCCATCTGGCTCTGCGCGTCGGCCGGGTAGCCGACCCGCAGCGAGGTCGCCGCGTCGACGAGCTGGCGGCGGAACCGCTCGGACTTCGCGACCGACCCGACGAGGATGACGAGCGACGCCGCCGAGCACTTCTGGCCGGCGTGGCCGAACGCGCTCTTCACGACGTCGGAGGCCGCGAGGTCGAGGTCGGCCGACGGCGTGACGATGATCGCGTTCTTGCCGCTCGTCTCGGCGAGGAGCGGCAGGTCGGGGCGGAACGACCGGAACAGCTGCGCCGTCTCGTACGCGCCGGTGAGGATGACCCGGTCGACGGTCGGGTGCGAGACGAGCTCCTTGCCGAGCTCCCGCTCCCCGATGTCGACGAGGGCGAGCAGGTCCTTCGGGATGCCCGCCTCCCACAGCGCCTCGACCATGACGGCACCCGAACGCTGCGCGAGCTTCGCGGGCTTGATGATGACGCCCGAGCCCGCGGCGAGCGCGGCGAGCACGCCGCCGGCGGGGATCGCGACGGGGAAGTTCCACGGCGGGGTGACCACCGTCAGGCGAGACGGCACGAAGGTCGCACCCTGCACGTGGTCGAGCTCGCGAGCCCGCTCGGCGTAGTAGTGCGCGAAGTCGATCGCCTCGCTGATCTCGGGGTCGGCCTCGGCGATCGTCTTGCCGGTCTCGGCGGCCATGATCTCGATGAGCCGGTCGCGGTTCGCGGCGAGCGCGATGCCCGCGCGGTGCAGCACGGCGGCGCGCTCGGCGCCGGGCAGCTCGCCCCACGCCTTGCCTCGTTCGGCGACGGTCGCGATGATGCGCTCGAGGGATGCCTCGTCGTCGACGCGGGCGGCCGCGATGGCGTCGAGGCCGAGGCGCGTCTCGGGCACCTTCGCGAGGATGCGGCGACCCCACTCGCGGTTCGCCGCGAGCGCCGGGTCGGTGTCGGGCTCGTTGCGGAAACCGGGCGTGACGCCGGGGCCGGTCACGGCTCCGGGTGCATCCGTCCGGTCCGACGAGGATGCCTCGGGCGCGAGTCCCTCCCCGGCCGAGCCGCGCGTGATGCCGAGCACGACGCTCGTGAGCGAACCCTCGTGCTCGCTGCCGGGCGCGGGCGCCTCGGCGGTGGCCATCGCGGTGGCGAGCGCGTCGCCCTCCCACTCGGTGTGCCGGTTCTGGGTGCGGTTCGGCGCCGGCGCCGAGGCATCCCGTTCGAGGGCGTCGAGCGAGCGCTGGTACCGCTCGCGCTCGCGCTCGAACAGGCGCCGGTCGGCACCGAGCTCGAACACGGCCGACATGAAGTTCTCCTGGCTCGCGTTCTCCTCGAGGCGACGGATCAGGTAGGCGATCGCGACGTCGAACTCGGACGGGTTCACGACGGGCGTGTAGAGCAGCAGGTTGCCGACGTCGCCGCGCACCGCCTCGGCCTGGCCGGTCGCCATGCCGAGCAGCATCTCGAACTCGACGCGGTCCTCGACGCCGCGCTCGCGGGCGGTGAGCCAGGCGTGCGCCACGTCGAAGAGATTGTGGCCGGCGACGCCGAGCTTCACGGCGTCGGCGCGCTCGGGGGTCATCGACCAGTCGAGCACGCGCTTGTAGTTCGTGTCGGAGTCCTGCTTCGACGAGTAGGTCGCGAGCGGCCAGTCGTGCACGGCGGCGTCGACCTGCTCCATCGCGAGGTTCGCGCCCTTGACGATGCGCACCTTGATGGGCGCACCGCCGTCGGCGCGACGGGCCCGCGCCCACGCGGTGAGCTCCTGCATCGCGCCGAGCGCGTCGGGCAGGTAGGTCTGCAGCACGATGCCCGCCTCGAGGCCGCGCAGCTGCGGCTGGTCGAGGAGGGTCGTGAAGACCGCGATCGTGAGGTCGAGGTCGCGGTACTCCTCCATGTCGAGGTTGATGAACTTGGCCTTGCCCTTCGCGCTGCCGGCGGCGGCGAGCTCGTAGAGCGGCGTGAGCTTCGCGACGACCTTCGCGACGGCTTCGTCGAACGACCACATCGAGAGCTGGCTCACGACCGACGACACCTTGATCGACACGTAGTCGACATCGTCGCGTGCAAGGAACTCGTAGGTGCCCTTGAGGCGCCGGTCGGCCTCGTCCTCGCCGAGCACGGCCTCGCCGAGGAGGTTGAGGTTCAGGCGGTTGCCCGACTCGCGCAGCTTCGCGATCGCCGGGCCGAGCTTCGCCGGGGTGGCGTCGAGCACGAGGTGGCCGACCATGGCACGCAGCACGCGGCGCGCGATCGGGATGACGACCCAGGGCAGCACGGGCGCGACGACCCCGCCGAGTCGGATCGCGGCCTTCAGGTACCAGGGCAGGAACTTCGGGGTGAGCTTCGCGACCTGTGCGAGGTTGCGGCCGGCGACGCCGAGGTCTTCGGGGCGCATGACGCCGTCGACGAAGCCGACGGTGAAGGCGAGGCCATTGGGGTCCTTGAGCACGCCGGCGAGGCGCTCGGCGGCGGGGTCGACGGGATGGTTCGCGCTCTCTTCGAGCCAGCGTCGCACGAGGGCGACGACGTGATCGGTGTTCGGCCGTGCGTCAGTGGCGGCGTTCGACATGGTCACGAGGGTAGTGTCCCTTTCTTCGGGCGCGCCGGGGGTTCGCACGCCTGTCGCTTCAAGTGTGCGTCCGGGTTATCCTTCGGGTACAGCGAATGATTCCGATGCATACTGTTCAGTGAAACCGAACGGTCGTTGAGTAAGTCGGCGAACCGTCTCGACCGACCCGGGAGCGAAGCCCATGCTCGACGTGCGACGCCTGCGCCTGCTGGTCGAACTGAGCCAGCGCGGCACGCTCGCCGCGGTCGCCGAAGCCCTCTCGTACAGCCCGTCGTCGGTGTCGCAGCAGCTCAGCCTCCTCGAGCGCGAGGCGGGCGTCCCGCTGCTCGTGCAGGTCGGCCGGCGGGTGCAACTGACCCCGCAGGCGCTCGTGCTCGTCGAGCACGCCCGCGCGATCCTCGACCGGCTCGAGGAGGCGGAGTCCGACGTCGCCCGGTCGCTCACGTCGGTCGGCGGAACCGTACGCATCGCGGTGTTCCAGTCGGCGGCGCACGCGGTCGTGCCGCAGGCGCTCACGCTGCTGCGCGCCGAGCACCCGGCGCTGCGAGTGGAGATCACCGAACGCGAGCCCGACGTCGGCCTCTTCGAGGTGGCCGCCCGCGACTTCGACCTCGTGATCGCCGAGCAGTACCCGGGCCACACCCGGGCGCACCGCGCCGAGCTCGACCGCGTGCACCTCGCCGCCGACACGATCCGGCTCGCGCTGCCGCCGCATCCCACGGCAGCCATCGGCGAGACGGGGCTCGCCGGCGCCGCATCCCTGCCCTGGGTGCTCGAACCCGCGGGTACCGCGTCACGCGAGTGGGCCGAGCAGCTGTGCCGCGAAGCGGGCTTCGAACCCGACGTGCGCTTCGAGACCGCCGACCTGATGGCGCACATCCGCCTCATCCGCTCGGGCAACGCCGTCGGCGTGCTGCCCGACCTCGTGTGGGCGGGTGAGGCGCCGAGCGTGCGCCTCGTCGACCTGCCGGGGCATCCCGTGCGCGAGGTGTTCACCTCGACCAGGCACGCCGCCGCGGCCCGCCCCGCGGTCGTCGCCTGTCGCGACGCGCTCGCCCGAGCCGCGCGCGCGACCGTGACGCCCGCCACGGAGTGATGCCCGTCCGAGGAGACGCTCCATCCGCACGGCGGATCGGTGCGGTGAGCGGGTCCGAGGACTACGCTCGGCCCATGGAACCGATGCAGCTCGGGAATCGCCAGGTCGGCCGCCGATTCGGCCGCGCACTGGGCTTCGCGTCCGTCGCCCTTGCGACGATCGCCCTCGCGGCGGGTTGCGCGAGCCCGGGCGGTCCAGGCGGGTCGGATGCCTCGTCGCCGACGCCGACCGCGTCGAGCGCCGTGGGCACGTGGGGCGACGCGTCCGACGCCTCGTCGCCGTCGCTCTCGCTCGCGGCCGACGGCACGCTCACCGGCACCGACGGCTGCAACCTGTTGACCGGCCGCTGGGAGGACCAGGGCCCCGGCCGCATCGAGTTCGACGACGTCGCCTCGACCCGCATGGCGTGCGAGGGCGTCGACACCTGGCTGTCGGGACTCGACGAGGCCACGATCGACGGTGACACGATGACCGTGCTCGGCGACGACGACGTCGAGCTCGGCGTGCTCGAGCGCACGTCGGCCGAACCGGCGGGCGGCACCGGCTCCCCAGCACCGACCGACGCCGGCGCCACGAGCGCGTTCGTCGGCACCTGGGGCACCGACGGCGCGCAGCAGGCGTTCCTCGTGATCGCCGCCGACGGCACCGTGACCGGCAGCGACGGCTGCAACTCGCTCACCGGACGCTGGGAGCCCGAGGACGGCGATCGCATCGAGTTCGACCAGATGGCGTCGACGCTGGTGGCGTGCGACGGTGTGGACCAGTCGCTCGCGCAGCTCGACTCCGCCTCGGTCGACGGCGACACCCTCACCGTCTACGACGACCACGACGCGGTCGTCGCGACGCTCCCCCGCACGGCATAGCCCAGTTCGGGGCATGGCGCCGGCCGTTGCCGAGGACTACCCTGACCGCCATGGCGATCATTCGGGGGGCCGCGCTCGCTTCGGGCGCCGCGGTCGTGCTGTTGCTCTTGACGGGATGCCTCGGCATGGAGGGGTCGGTGAAGGGCGGATCGGTCGATCCGGCCGGCACCTGGGGCGACACCTCGGACGCCACCGCACCGTCGCTCGTGCTCGAGGACGGCGGCGACTTCAGCGGCACCGACGGCTGCAATCAACTGAGCGGCACGTGGACGGTCGACGAGTCCGACCACGTCCACTTCGAGAACGTCGCATCGACGATGATGGCCTGCGAGGACGTCGACACCTGGCTCGCCGGCCTCGACGAGGCCACGGTCGGCGACGACACGATGACCGTGCTCGGCCAGGACGGGTACGAGATCGGCACCCTCGAGCGGGCCGACTGAGCCGGTTGGTCAGCCCGCCTTCGTCAGGCCGCCGCGGATGCCGCGGCGAATCGCGTCGCCTGCGCGGCGAGGAACTCCTGGAGTTCGGCCGATCCCTCGACGCGGTAACGTGCGCCGGGCGGCAGCCACATGAGCGCCGAGGCGAGCACCTCCACGGAGTCGGCCTCGAGCGGCCACGCGCAACGGGTCGCATCGACGGCCTCGACCTCGCGGCCGTACCAGCCGAGGTGCTCCACGAGTTCGTCGCGCGGCAGGTCGACGACCACGCGCGCCGTGATCACGCGGCGTCGATAGCGCACGGCCCGTTCGACGCGTTCGCGGGCGTCGTCCTCGGAGAGCACGTGCGGGTCGAACCGCACCCGGGTCGGGAACACGTCGCTGATGCGATCGAGCCGGAACGTGCGCCAGTCGTCGCGATCGCGGTCCCAGGCGAGCAGGTACCAGCGCCG
Coding sequences within it:
- a CDS encoding RNA polymerase sigma factor; translation: MDDHIDVGDDALLAGLVRGDRAALPVLFDRHAPTVTRYAWAIAQNRQDLEEIVQDTFITLWRKSAEIVLYEASLLPWLLTTCRYLAANAGRRHLRNLAEELPDEFRLERSTHAQRDAEAAREQLRWVLEEIGRLEPIDRRVCELCLVDGVPYGEAAESLGLSVGAVKQRVLRSRARLRKAVTADEN
- a CDS encoding GntR family transcriptional regulator, which encodes MLELDPASSLPPYEQLHAAVVDAVRSGRAAPGTKLPTVRALAEELGLAVNTVAKAYKALEADGVIEGRGRNGTFVAEHGDPAERALQAAAADYAALAKRLGVEASAARAIVGTALDAG
- a CDS encoding RimK family alpha-L-glutamate ligase, with translation MKLAILSRAPQAYSTQRLRAAAQSRGHQVKVLNTLRFAIDLAGPEPDLQFRGRQLSDYDAILPRIGNSITYFGTAVVRQFEQMDVYTPNTANGISNARDKLRANQILSRHNIALPPTAFVRNRADVRPAIERVGGAPVVIKLLEGTQGIGVILAPQVKVAEAIIETLHSTKQNVLIQKFIAESRGRDIRALVVGDRVVAAMRRVASGDEFRSNVHRGGTVEPVELSPEYELAAVRSAQIMGLKVAGVDMLEGDEGPLVMEVNSSPGLQGIETATNLDVAGAIIDYIANQVAFPEIDVRQRLTVSTGYGVAELLVHGNADLVGKTLGESGLWERDITVLTLHRGTTVIPNPRKGVVLEADDRLLCFGKLEEMRSMIPERRRRRAKVRKLPKQPLPPQE
- a CDS encoding ATP-dependent zinc protease family protein encodes the protein MDDVTEISHSSTIAGWREWVSLPALGVPWIKAKLDTGARSSSLHAFDVEELPAGQAAGSSGGADAAAEAPLGRVRFGVRPWQESDDDAVVVELPVHDRRQVRSSSGHTEERIVVLMDVVLQGRTVTAEVTLTNRDEMGFRMLIGREALRQGFVVDSAQSFIGGRAPRGIRRRNRGR
- a CDS encoding FG-GAP-like repeat-containing protein, which translates into the protein MGSAKRRGLLASLGVLVLALTLTAPLVPAAAAGTVSISGVIVDSAGVRAAGQNVAAYLPDGGAGWGKRVSATNAAADGTFRLTGLEAGRKYRLRTEWSDCCAQENLKPSFSGFATKDPVNSMTREPALAGLFTPGTSGLTGVTFRLEPSTVMTGRVVRQDGTPLAGVELDILAHTTQRDIYRYGSHVFASQAVSKADGTFRATGLEYLGSELLGHFVRVTTPNGHQAFVGSDTSGLVPVDQARIFAKSSTGTSGVKVMVPNVKRPVEQIVLGRPLTATGDRYGEIIAVGSGTLSVFSLSRSTGKVGTSYALRTGFGDEQVYAPGDWGGVARDWLENENPAYSHFEYYDDLVSVDTRGDMWLYEGDGHATLRKPKRIGWGWSGYRVIPVGDVSGDYIPDLLAIDRDGYLKLYRGDGKGGFLYPYPRIGNGWKGFDLYSAGDLNRDGRNDILSVDSSGRLWMYAGNGVGSRGNGTFAMRKQVGSGWGAFTVGAGADIDGYYKEGYGDVNGAADIVGRKDATGELFLFSGRGDGGFKAAKLIATGW
- a CDS encoding proline dehydrogenase family protein codes for the protein MSNAATDARPNTDHVVALVRRWLEESANHPVDPAAERLAGVLKDPNGLAFTVGFVDGVMRPEDLGVAGRNLAQVAKLTPKFLPWYLKAAIRLGGVVAPVLPWVVIPIARRVLRAMVGHLVLDATPAKLGPAIAKLRESGNRLNLNLLGEAVLGEDEADRRLKGTYEFLARDDVDYVSIKVSSVVSQLSMWSFDEAVAKVVAKLTPLYELAAAGSAKGKAKFINLDMEEYRDLDLTIAVFTTLLDQPQLRGLEAGIVLQTYLPDALGAMQELTAWARARRADGGAPIKVRIVKGANLAMEQVDAAVHDWPLATYSSKQDSDTNYKRVLDWSMTPERADAVKLGVAGHNLFDVAHAWLTARERGVEDRVEFEMLLGMATGQAEAVRGDVGNLLLYTPVVNPSEFDVAIAYLIRRLEENASQENFMSAVFELGADRRLFERERERYQRSLDALERDASAPAPNRTQNRHTEWEGDALATAMATAEAPAPGSEHEGSLTSVVLGITRGSAGEGLAPEASSSDRTDAPGAVTGPGVTPGFRNEPDTDPALAANREWGRRILAKVPETRLGLDAIAAARVDDEASLERIIATVAERGKAWGELPGAERAAVLHRAGIALAANRDRLIEIMAAETGKTIAEADPEISEAIDFAHYYAERARELDHVQGATFVPSRLTVVTPPWNFPVAIPAGGVLAALAAGSGVIIKPAKLAQRSGAVMVEALWEAGIPKDLLALVDIGERELGKELVSHPTVDRVILTGAYETAQLFRSFRPDLPLLAETSGKNAIIVTPSADLDLAASDVVKSAFGHAGQKCSAASLVILVGSVAKSERFRRQLVDAATSLRVGYPADAQSQMGPIIEPANGKLLNALTELGIGEEWLVEPKQLDDTGKLWSPGVKTGVAPGSYFHLTEFFGPVLGIMHARDLDEAIRFQNAVDYGLTAGLHSLDSEELATWLDRVEAGNLYVNRGITGAIVQRQPFGGWKKSAVGAGAKAGGPNYLFGLGDWVPEHGSASKSLHLRGLERRVTELIEAAQSALDYDSFEVLRRSALSDEVAWAEEYGTTRDVSGLGVERNVFRYRTLPVAVRIGEQASLAEGLRVIAAGLLAKAPFTVSSGVELPKNVRTVLSARDVRVVRENDRDWLERVRSNRATALGGASRVRLVGGDASALASALGGTPDVAVWSHPVTPSGRVELLPFLHEQAISITNHRFGNPTTLSDGVI